AGCAAACCCTACACTATCGAAGATGATCTCCTCAAAGTTGTTCTCGGTGGTACTGGTACCCactggagctggagctggagctaGAGTTGTGGGAGTTGAGAAGGTGAGCGAGAAGAGTTTCTTCATGTTGGCAAGCTTAGCGAGCAGTTCTGGATTTGTTAAAACTGTGATGGGGAGGGTCAGTTTTGTGAGATCTGTGAGTTCTTGGATCCATGTGGGGACTTGCTCTAACTTGCCACATAACCGAAGATCAGCAAGAGACGTCAAAGAGGAAGCTTGAATATCGTGGCTGCTGAGTAACTCAGATATGTTGGCTTCACCACCGGCTATTATCACCAGGGTCCGTAGGTACCCAAGACGGAATAATTCTAGCTTGTTGGACTCGGTGTCGCTGACCTTGTAGATGGCCAACTTCCTCAGATTAGTCAGACGCTCGAGACACCTCGCCAAATTTGGGGTCATCTCAATTCCAGATAGCACGCGCAGGGCTTTCATTGTAACACCGTCAGGCTTGCAGGGGTGGTTCTTGGCCTTGGCATCAGCTGGTAGCTTCAACTGGAGTGGCTCGAATTTTTTATTCTTGTTCCCTCCAAGTATGTTGACTAGCTTCTGAAGCTTCCATATAGTATCTGGCAGCGATTGAACTTTAGTCTCCCTAACGTCGAGTGTCTCCAAGTTCTTGAGCCTCTCGATGTTCCTTCCAATTGCCTCAATGATTGTCCTTCGGAGGCTCAGGTACTTGAGAAGAAACATCTTGCAGATCACCTCCATGTGTCTCTTTGTCACCTTGACACCCTTGCAGCCTTGAAGATCTAGCACTTGTATGATCGGAGAGCTCAGTAAAGCTGAAGGCAGCCGTTGGGCCGGTAAAGTTGAAGTCGGCTTTCTTGCGGTGAACACGGCCAGCGACCTGACATGGGGCATGTTCTTGCCGGCACCTGGATCTTCTTCATCTGGAGATGCGGGAATGGAGAGGGATAGCCGGCGGACTTTGCCGTTAGGCGGTGGCGAAGGCGAATCACCACCAGCCACCGTGACCAAGTTCTCTTGGCTTGCCTGGGACACGATGAAGTCGTGAACCATGCCATAAACTTGACAGTTCATCACCTTGCTATTCTTGCTTGTACCCACCGGCTGTACGAGCTTCCTCGACACGAGCTGGTCAAAGTAACCATCCGCCACCTCTTCCACGCTCCTCCCTGGCTTCTCCCCCACGAACCCTTCTGCTATCCACCTCCTAGCCAGATGCTTCCTGCTCACACTTGATTCTTTCTTGAACATGCTTAGATACAGGAAGCAGGTCTCGAGCTCGGCAGACATATCACGGTAGCAATGGCTAAGAACCCTAGGGATGTCGCCCCGGGTAAGTTCTTTCACAGACTCCGGCAACAGCTTATTACAAACTTCTCTCCATGCATCCTGAGACTTTCCTCGGTTGCAGGCGGCATAACCAGCCATGGCAATTGTGGCCACTGGCTGCTTTGCACACATCTCCCACACCCTAGGCGGAATATTATCTTCTGCCTCATCACCTCTTGTTGGTTCCCCCAAAGCCTGCATGAATATGCACTTGGCTTCTTCTGTCTCACCAGCGGTTTGAGGGTGCTTCAAATCGCCATTTTCTTTTTTCCATGCGGAAGCAACCGCTGAATGCCTTGTTGTGActatagttttgctatgactaccagTAGGCAGTAATTCGGATTTAAATAGAGCTTCTTCAATTTTCTCCCACGTGTCTTCAGACTCGACACCATCAATTAACAGCAGGAGCCTGCAAAACAAAATGAAAATAGACTAGGTAAGTATCTAGATCTTGGGCAAACGACATACCCATAGCAATCTtatatcttatactccctccgttcctaaatatttgaccTTTTAGAGATTtctaatggactactacatacagatgtatatagacatattttagagtgtagattcactcattttgcttcatatgtagccacttgttaaaatctctagaaaaatAAATATTTAGAAATAGAGAGAGTATTTACTAATTGAAGGCACCTTTCAAGCCTTCTCATTAATCCACATCTTCAAAATTAATTACACCGTTGGATTATAGAATTTACGTCTAAGATAAAAAAAACTTACGTAGCATAGATGGTCCAAAAAATTCATCTGACACATTCAACATCggtgaaaaaaaacaaagaaatcaGCCACCGGTTCCATCAAAAAGATAGCCTCATTTCATAAAAGTTggctgaaaaagaaaaaaaaaacaaggaAAGAGTCCATGGTTCCCTCAAAAAAAGATAATCTCCTTCCATAAAAACTCGAACGATGAAAAAGGAACAGATCTGACATTCAACTTTGGTGAAATAAAACAAGGAAAGGGTCCACGGTTTGCTCAAAAAGGGATATCTCCTTCCATAAAAACTCCAGggttgagaaaaaaaatcagatctGTTTGGTTACCCTTTAAAGTCCATCAGTAAAATCTTTCTATTCCCCGATTGAAAAAGGAAGTCACGCAAAAAAGGGAAAACATCTCTCTCGCGGTCTCACCACTCATCGCTGCTGAAATTTATACATAACATATATATGGCCCGGCCAAAAAAAAAACACCTACACGTAACGTTAGTGAGAGGAAAGAAGGAAATCATCCATGGGTTCCTTATAGTATATAAGAAAGGATAGCTTCCTTCCATAAAAAATCCAccgatgaaaagaaaaagaaacagatcCATTTGATGTCCATTGGAAGTCTATAAAAACAATCATGTAAGAAAGGAACAATATCTCTTCCTCAGAAAAAGAAATAAGGAAGAAATTCGCCTTGGCTAGCTCCTGTACATGGCCACTTACTCCTGTATAAAAAGGATTAACATGATTCTTTGGTGGTGCAGATTTTTTTTTGAACACATTTGGTGGTGTAGATTCCTAATACGTGTTTGCACATATAGTACGTATATACATGTATTTTTATcctaacagaaaatataaaaataatagctATTAAAACATCATTATATACATATATAACTTACTGAATTAATAAAAAAAAGAATTTGATTGTATCACGTGGCACAAAGATCTCATATAAACAGTACAGTTTTTCTACAGCCACTACTTCCCCTCTCATATAAACATGATTGTCTATGCAATATAGATATGTATAGTATGGATAGAAAATATTTAAATTTTCCATGCAGGTTAATCACAAAAGAAATTGTTTAAAAAGTTGCCGGTACAGACAAGAACTTATAATCGgaatatctatggtgcttatagtaTAATGAGAATATACAATTGCCTCCTTTTTTAATATGTATATTATTCGCTACGATACAACGTATGTTGGTGAAAAGTCGTTCATGTATGTG
This portion of the Triticum dicoccoides isolate Atlit2015 ecotype Zavitan chromosome 7A, WEW_v2.0, whole genome shotgun sequence genome encodes:
- the LOC119329690 gene encoding disease resistance protein Pik-2-like, whose translation is MEVVTGATGSVLTKVGALLQDEYIRQQGVQKDVESLQKELFFMRAALCKVAVVPAEQLDEQVKAWASNVKDLSYDMEDAVDTFTVRVTASKDHGRSRIAGMGKWDRFTARRELADMIAEMKDLTMQVADLRDRYKLDDISVMNTTEQVQEVKEVVSRNFQLWTWWRQCISYRIREVWAGWHRGVSGFILAATGSREIPTPSLGSINGMEDDSARMRDDMKELHDWLNNKNKGGVLYVIGDEGVGKTTVAKYLYHRFGHLFDRRAIVMASSWGHDDKAIVDKIEKQLRLDLKRPTAGETSLRLLLLIDGVESEDTWEKIEEALFKSELLPTGSHSKTIVTTRHSAVASAWKKENGDLKHPQTAGETEEAKCIFMQALGEPTRGDEAEDNIPPRVWEMCAKQPVATIAMAGYAACNRGKSQDAWREVCNKLLPESVKELTRGDIPRVLSHCYRDMSAELETCFLYLSMFKKESSVSRKHLARRWIAEGFVGEKPGRSVEEVADGYFDQLVSRKLVQPVGTSKNSKVMNCQVYGMVHDFIVSQASQENLVTVAGGDSPSPPPNGKVRRLSLSIPASPDEEDPGAGKNMPHVRSLAVFTARKPTSTLPAQRLPSALLSSPIIQVLDLQGCKGVKVTKRHMEVICKMFLLKYLSLRRTIIEAIGRNIERLKNLETLDVRETKVQSLPDTIWKLQKLVNILGGNKNKKFEPLQLKLPADAKAKNHPCKPDGVTMKALRVLSGIEMTPNLARCLERLTNLRKLAIYKVSDTESNKLELFRLGYLRTLVIIAGGEANISELLSSHDIQASSLTSLADLRLCGKLEQVPTWIQELTDLTKLTLPITVLTNPELLAKLANMKKLFSLTFSTPTTLAPAPAPVGTSTTENNFEEIIFDSVGFANLKLLEFIAPLIQPLSFLDNAMSQLERIHLHFTNFQGLHGIHNLRRLQEVHIEVKYDADDFTTSMLRNLLESAMQDDAKAPRITRDWFD